A portion of the Glycine max cultivar Williams 82 chromosome 10, Glycine_max_v4.0, whole genome shotgun sequence genome contains these proteins:
- the LOC102663812 gene encoding B3 domain-containing protein At2g33720 — MASVCTHLTLGMCSCTPSFACSSSTKKRKLCNKANVGSRNKKLKNEDDEVWKIKKVLKESDVGSMSRLILTREMAEKFVLPVLGDDADQIDSGVSVQIWDADTNSMHSLVFKRWVSSRSYVFIGNWIKDFVARRGLRKGDEIGFQWNPFKNGFEFSVLQVNYMG, encoded by the coding sequence ATGGCTAGTGTTTGCACCCATTTGACGTTGGGTATGTGTTCTTGCACCCCAAGCTTTGCTTGTTCTTCATCCACCAAGAAGAGGAAGCTTTGCAACAAAGCCAATGTTGGTTCAAGAAATAAGAAGTTAAAGAATGAAGATGATGAGGTTTGGAAGATCAAGAAAGTGTTGAAAGAGAGCGATGTTGGGAGCATGAGCAGGTTGATACTGACGAGAGAAATGGCAGAGAAGTTTGTGCTGCCTGTGTTGGGGGATGATGCTGATCAGATTGATAGTGGAGTTTCTGTTCAGATTTGGGATGCGGACACCAACTCCATGCACTCTCTTGTTTTCAAGAGATGGGTCTCTTCAAGAAGCTATGTCTTCATTGGTAATTGGATTAAAGATTTTGTTGCAAGAAGGGGTTTAAGGAAAGGAGATGAGATTGGTTTTCAATGGAATCCATTCAAGAATGGCTTTGAATTCTCTGTTCTTCAAGTCAACTACATGGGATAG